A region of the Haematobia irritans isolate KBUSLIRL chromosome 5, ASM5000362v1, whole genome shotgun sequence genome:
gtttaccctacgagGACAAGAAAAGTTCCCTCTTTCCCCTACATTCCAAAAgtatttccctacaatatttttcgttaaatataaacaaaatttacacaacaaaaatggttctatgtTAAACATATGAAAATGAAACGTATGttacgtaaaaataaatttgtattacctccACGATTGCCaccgttggtagaattctaccaaaaatagtagatttttttctgcttggtagattgttagaattcttgatgttttgattgatcaaatctctatagaaataaatttttggaaaaagtttatataaaaataaaattttggaaaaagtttatataaatataaaatttttgagaaaattttctataaaaaaatctttagaaaattttctatagaaataaaattttgaaaaaattttctagagaaataaaatttttacaaaattttcaatagaaataaaattttgaccgaattatctatagatattttctacaaccaaatttgctatagaaataaaattttgaaaaaattttgtataaaaataaaattttgacaaaattatctatagaaataaaattttgagaatactttctatagaaataaaattttgataaaattttttatagaaataaaattttgacaaaattttctatagaaataaaattttgacaaaattttctatagaaataaaattttgataaattttctatagacataaaatttttcaaaaattttctatagaactaaaattttgataaaattttgtataaatatgaaattttgacaaaattttccatagaaataaaattttcagaaaattttctatagaaataaaattttgaaaatttttctatagaaataaaatgttgaacaaattttctatagaaataaaattaaaaaaaaaaataaaagaaatacaatgttgacaaaattttctacagaaataaaatttacatataaataaaattttgacaaaattttccacagaaataaaattttgacaaaattttccacagaaataaaattttgacaaaattttccacagaaataaaattttgacataattttttatagcaataacattttaacaaaattgtctatagaaataaaattttgagaaaattttctatagaaataaaatcttttgaacaaattttctatagaaataaaattttgaaaaaatatttaatagaatgcaattttgacaaaattttctatagaaataaaattttgacaaaattttctatagaaataaaattttgacaacattttctatagatataaaattttgagaccattttctatagaaataaaattttcagaaaattttctacagtaataaagttttgaaaaagttgcctttagaaataagattttgagaaaattttctatagaaataaaattttgacaaaattttttcagaaataaaatgttgacaaaattttttcagaaataaaattttcataaaattttctatagaaataaagttttgacaaaattttctatagacataaaattttgataaaattttgtataaaaataaagttttgacaaaattatctatagaaataaaattttgccaatattttctatagaaatgcaattttgataaaattttctatagaaataaaattttgacaaaattttctatagaaataaaattttgacaaaatttacatagaaataaaattttgaaaaaattttctatagaaataaaatttttacaaaattttccataaaaataatattttgacaaaattgtctatagaaataaaattctgacaaaattttctaaagaaataaaattcttacaaaattggttatagcaataaaattctgacaaaattggctatagtaataaaattttggaaaaattttatagaaatgcaattttgataaatttttttatagaaataaaattttgacaaaattttccatagaaataaaattttgacaaaattttctatagaaaaaaaaaatttgacaaaattgtcaatagaaaaaaattttgagacaattgtctattgaaataaaatttttagacaattttctatacaaattaaattttcagaaaattttctacagaaataaagttttgacaaaattgtctatagaaattaaattttgagcaaattttctatagaaataaaattttgaaaaaaaaaattaatagaaataaaattttgagaaaattttctatagaaataaaattttgacaaaattttctatagaaataaaattttgaaaaaaattcacatagaaatcaaattttgacaaaattttccatagaaataaaattttgacaaaattttccatagaaataaaattttcacaaaattttcccacagaaataaaattttgacaaaattttccatagaaataaaattttgacaaaattttctatagaaataaaattttgacaaaattttctatagaaataaaattctgacaaaattggctatagaaataaaattttgaggaaattttctaaagaaataaaattttgaccaaattttctatagaaataaatttttgagacaattttctatagaactaaaattttcagaaaattttctacacaaataaaatgttgacaaaattgtctatagaaataaaattttggcaaaattttctatagaaataacattttgaccaaattttctatagaaataaaatgttggccaaaaatttctatagaaataaaattttgacaaaattgtatatagaaataaaattttgagaaaattttctatagaaataaaattttgaaaaatttttctgtagaaattaaattttgagcaaattttctgtagaaataaaagtttggggaatttttctatcgaaataaaattttgaccaaattttcaatagagataaaattttgacaaaattttctatagaaatataattttgaaaaaaatcacatagaaataaaatttagatgaaattttcccatagaaataaaattttgacaaaattttccataaaaaaaaattgacataattttttatagaaaaaaaaattgacataattttttatagaaataaaattttgacaaaattttctatagaaataaaattttgtcaaaattttctatagaaataaaattctgacaaaattggctatagaaataaaatgttgagacaattttctatagaaataaaattttcagaaaattttctacagaaataaaattttgacaaaattttccccagaaataaaattttgatcaaattttccacagaaatacaattttgaccatattttctataggaataaaattttgaaaaaattttctatagaaataaaattttaacaatattttctatagatacatttgtttggtagatttgtggtaagattttcttcaaattttggtagattttttgacaCGAGTAGTACATGGTTactacacattgttaaagatcaagccttttcggcttctaatttcctcttcTAGAGccatcaaaatgtaaaaattgttaaaaatagtgttgagtgaaaaagtcCTACATTGTGACTACATGTGTCCCTACAAGACACTAAATAgtagaaaaaacctacatgtagggaatttcccctacttctgccAACACTGCTTCgtaacaaattaattttatatttctattatgAATTTATGAAGTTGGGTTTTATTTTCAACTGAGATCTAAATAAACTGGAGAGTCAGTTTATCTCCATTTCAtcggaaaacaattttttaaatgagcGGTTCATGAAAGAACCCGGTCtaccttctacagaaaatgttcattaTCTATTTTCAGGCGTCACAATTGTCCGCTTAATATCACTATGGTTTGAGAAAGAAAAAGTTCTACAAATGGGACGTCTTACTTTATGAAATCTATGCAATCTGTAAATTgtgcgaaaattttcaatttaattaaacataTGGAACAATATGGCAAGAAGATGTCACAAACaaccaaattttataattttttttttttatatatttgcctCAATTTATAGGAATTTTAATACCTATCCAATTTCCTTCGGTTTTTTATatacttagttttttttttttaaatgcaattcggtaaacacattttatttactgcacattttttttttggtataaaattggCGAACTTTACAATAATTTACCCCAAATCTCAATGGTAGAGTTAATACCCTTACCATACTGAGATTGCAGATTAACAATGACCAAATTATGTCCCGGACCACCAGACAATAAAGAGGGAGTTGTACCTGGACTATTTGTTAAATAATCATATACGTAAATGGCAGAAATAGTACGAAGAGCAATGTGTCCctaaattgaaaagaaaatcgggtatttaaattagttttttcATAATAcccaaaaaaatcatgaacttacttTTATCGGATAAACAACTTGCTCTATGGTGTATGTTCCTGGAGTGGCTGAACGTACGATGGtttcatttaataataaaacGCTTTTGGTATTAGAACTACCCCAACTTGCATTCATTGCCATGGTGCCAACAAAGAGGACCACAAAGGCCAAAGTGAATTTCCAGAAAGCCATATTCAAGTGTTTTTGCCATGAACTACTGAACTGAATTGTAGAAGGCAATTTTTGTAGTATATATACCGATGCTCgttgttttttgttaatatatttttttttaataaattgcatttttattaatgcaaagtcCATGGCATATTTAGTGTTTATAATGAAGATACTATTTAGTgttattgtgacaaaaatgaTCGATtatcctttaaaaaaatttcactgaTAAACTGTGGGGCATTTCctcaaatgaaaaaagttcatttggattttaaattgatgACATATCATAATGTTCTATGATAGATTGGATAATTTTCGATttattatttgtataccctccgccatagaatggggggATATCAATTttaccattccgtttgtaacacatcgaaatagtggtccccataaaattatatataatgggtcgtggtgaaatcctcAGTCGATCTAGCAATGACTGTTAGTCTGTTCAAAACATGCTAATTTACAAAGCGAAAAAAGGTATAGCGCCTATATAAACTGTCTCCAACTTTGATTTCCAGAGCCtaatggaagagcaaatttcattcaatttaaaaatatttgggtcaaaactgggattgaaaCCATGACCATTTTTAGGCAAGGCCACCGTGGCCACCATTCCAACTACTATtctagtaaaaataaaaaacttaccCACATCTCTTgttaatttccaattaaaataaataaaaacttacctgaaaagaaaaagaagaaatttttataaattaaggaATATATACGTTTTAATTATACATAGCAAGCTTTGAATAGTGATCATGCACTGAACAAATCGATTAATAAAGAAGCGCACTATGGCCCcagttgtcgaaatcgggcgatacatatatatgggggggctttatatctaaatctgatccgatttttttcaaattcaataacgtgtgTCCTTGTAACCAAAAAcgtcatgtaacaaatttcatctaaatcggttaataattgcgaaacCTGCGCGCAACAAAAACATGGACtggcggacaccaagggctataaCGATTCAAGAGATGATTCTGAGCAAATCGTTATCCCTCTATCGGGTCTAAAATCTATatctcttgtaggcacattttttttgacagatcaaaattattataatctgGCCGCTATGCTGTTTAGGgtagaaaattcaataaatgggatctgtattgtaatcacggttgccactcgtgccaaaaaatgacgaaaattttaccaaaaatatacgaaattttaaaaattttattttgaaaattttgatcatatttttgccaagattttatttctatagaaaattttgccaaaatcttatttctatagacaattttgatataattttacttctatggaaaattgtgataaaattgtatttttatagaaaattttggcataatttttattcctaacgaaaattttgtcaaaattttctttagaaataaaattttttccaaaattttatttgtatatatttgccaaaattttatttctatgaaaatttttgcaaaaattgtatttgtatataagattttgccaaaattttatttctatagaaaattttgccaaaatattgtttctataggagtttttgaaaaaattgtgtttctatagaaatttttgccaaaattttatttctgtagaaaattttaccaaaattttattatctagaaaattttgttaaaactttatttcggttgaaaattttgtgaaaagtttatttgtatagaaaattttggaaaaattgtatttctaaagaaaacttccccaaaattttacttctatagaatattttttcaaaatattgtttccaaagaaaattttgtcaaaatattgcttctattgaagattttatcaaacttgtatttctataaaaatgtttgccaaatttttatttgtatataagattttgccactcgtgccaaatataatctacaaaaaatttacgaaaatttttcccaaaaatattccaatttttaaaaatcttatttttcccaaaatttttttatttgtatagaaaattttgccaaaattttatttctatagaaaattttgataaaattgtatttcaatagaaaattttgataaaattgtatttctatagaaaatgttgccaaaattttatttctatagaaaatttcgccaaaattttatttatgaagaaaattttgctaaattttatttctatagaaaaatttgccaaaattttatttctatagaaaattttgtgaaaatattgtttctcttgaagattttatcaaaattgtatttctataaaaatctttgccaaaattttatttgtatataagatttagccaaacttttatttctattgagattttgccactcgtgccaaatataatctacaaaaaatttaagaaaattttaccaaaaatattccaatttttaaaaatcttacttttcccaaaattttttgttttgtttgtatatatagaaaattttatttctatagaaaattttgccaaaattttatttctatagaaaattttgccaaaattctatttctatagaaaattttgataaaattgtatttctatagaaatgttgccaaaagtttatttctatagaaaatttgccaaaattttatttctataaaaaattttgccaaaattttatttttatagaaatttcgcaaaaaattcaatttctatagaaaattttgtcaaaattttatttctaaagacaattttgtcaaaattttatttctgaagaaaattttgtgaaaatattgtttctcttgaagattttatcaaacttgtatttctataaaaatgtttgccaaaataaatgtgtataaaatatatacaagattatgccaaaattttatttctataaaaaaattttgccaaaattttatttctataaaaaattttgccaaaattttatttctataaaaaattgtgccaaaattttctttcgatagaaaatttcgccaaaaatttaatttctaaagacaattttgtcaaaattttatttctaaagaaaattttgtgaaaatattgatTCTcttgaagattttatcaaaattgtatttctataaaaatgttcgccacaattttatttgtatataagattttgccaaacttttattcctattgagattttgccactcgtgccaaatataatctacaaaaaattgaagaaaattttaccaaaaatattccaatttttaaaaatcttatttttcccaaatttttttgttttgtttgtatgtatagaaaattttatttctatagaaaattttgccaacattttatttctatacaaaattttgccaaaattctatttctatagaaaattttgataaaattgtatttctatagaaatgttgccaaaattttatttctatagaaaatttgccaaaattttatttctataaaaaattttgccaaaatgttatttctatagaaaatttccccaaaattttatttctatagaaaattttgccaaaaatttaatttctatacaaaattttgctaaaattttatttctaaagacaattttgtcaacattttatttctgaagaaacttttgtgaaaatattgtttctcttgaagattttatcaaacttgtaattctataaaaatgtttgccaaaataaatgtgtataaaatatatacaagattttgccaaaattttatttctattgaagattttgccattcgtgccaaatataatctacaaaaaatttacaaaaatttttccaaacatattcattgttttaaaaatcttattttgaagtgtttgatcatatttttcttaaaattttgtttgtataaaaaattttatcaaaattttacttctatagaaatttttgataaaaattgtatttctgtagaaaatgttgccaaaattttatttctatagaaaattttgccaaaactttatttctaaaggaaatgttgtcaaaattttatttctacaggaatttttttcaaaattttatttctacacacaaaaaaatttcacgaaaatttttccaattaaaattttaattgagttttaagaaatattcaattaaaaatttaattgattcaacaaatttttttaattgaaacaaaaatcaatcacaaaaataataataaaaataattttttaattggatcaattaactttttaattgaccttcaattaatttttgaattaatactatcattactgtgattgaagacatttcaattaaaacttaattggatcaattaatttcgtgattgaatcagaattttttttgttgtgtatacaggaaattttgtcaaaattttatttatattgaaaatttttggaatattttatttgtatagataattttggcaaaattttgtttctaaaggaaattttgccaaaattttatttctagaggaaattttgtcaaaattttatttctaaagaaaattttgtcaaaatattgtttctaaagaaaattttctcaaaatattgaagattttatcgaaattgtatttctataaatttttatttgaatataagattttgccaacattttatttctattgaagattttaccaacattttactaGTATATACgactattatcaaaattttatttgaatataagattttgccataattttatttctattgaaaaatttttgggtagattatatttggcacgagtggcaaccgagtTGACAACCGAAAATTGACGAAAATGTTACCgaaaatatatcaaattttaaaaatcttattttgaagtatttttaccaaaattttgtttgtatagaaaattttgccacattttatttctatagcacattttgataaaattgtatttccatagaaaattttaccaaaattgtatttctataaattttttttcaaaatcttatttgtatattagattttgtcaaaattttatttctattgaaaattttttgaatattttatttgtatagataattttgtcaaaattttatttctaaagaaaattttgttaaaatattgtttctaaagaaaattttctcaaaatattgtttctcttgcaaattttatcaaaattgtatttctataaatttttatttgaaaataagattttgccaacattttatttctattgaagattttaccaaaattttattagtatatacgacttttatcaaaattttatttgaatataagATTTTGccatcatttcatttctattgaaaatttttttggtagattatatttggcacgagtggcaatcgAGTTGACAACCGAAAATTGACGAAAATGTTACCGAAActacatcaaattttaaaaatcttattttgaagtatttttaccaagattttgtttgtatagaaaattttgccaacattttatttctatagcaaattttgataaaattgtatttttatagaaaattttaccaaaattgtatttccataaaattttttcaaaatttgatgtgtatattagattttgtcaaaattttatttctattgaagattttgccaaaattttttttccatagaaaattttactaaaattttatttctatagaaatatttgtcaaaactctatttctattgaaaattttgtgaaaattttatttgtataaaaacattttatcaaaattttatttctaaaaacttGAAGTAGCTCGTAGTTGTAGAGGAGTACTTTGCAAATCTACCAactcatcaagaattctaccaatctaccctaCTCAATACTAAAAAAGGTACCAGTTTTGGAAGATTtatgtggcaatcgtgattgtaatataaatttcatagagTCTAGATTTAAACCTGTATAGCtccttaaaaaagtttttattttaaagaagcgacATTTTGGGCTCGGAAAAAATACTATATTCCTTAAAGGGATAACAAACTATTGCTTTATATCTCATCCATTGTTACTTCTTCCCACTCAATGTTTCAATCCATTCCTCTTGTATTTGAGTATACATGTTTCAGGGTCAGTTCAT
Encoded here:
- the LOC142237488 gene encoding putative salivary secreted peptide, whose protein sequence is MAFWKFTLAFVVLFVGTMAMNASWGSSNTKSVLLLNETIVRSATPGTYTIEQVVYPIKGHIALRTISAIYVYDYLTNSPGTTPSLLSGGPGHNLVIVNLQSQYGKGINSTIEIWGKLL